In a genomic window of Nocardiopsis mwathae:
- a CDS encoding ISL3 family transposase, which translates to MVLPDPPAPTPRVLGVDDFALLRGHIYGTILVDCDTGAPIELLDGREAEPLASWLRDHPGVEVICRDRSGAYAEAARSGAPQARQVADRFHLWQNLGKAVERCVAEHRSCLREPAVQVDDQPEAPEADEAPEAAPGDTEPRGRFADRTRTRHALVHELLNQGNSLRGISIQLGWSRHTVQPYARAATWEEMVDGKWEQPRSTKLDAFKPYLHQRVEEGCTNAARLHREITERGCRGSYSIVRDYLGPSCTEPAPAPPPPPTVRQVTGWLTRHPATLDQDEKLKLKAILEHCPQLHTTADQVRRFGEMLTELRGQELPAWIASVQEEGLSGLRGFASGVEADFDAVQQGLTSDHNSGAVEGRVNHLKTVKRQMYGRAGLPLLRKRVLLTASR; encoded by the coding sequence ATGGTGCTGCCCGACCCGCCCGCCCCCACACCCCGTGTCCTGGGGGTCGACGACTTCGCGCTGCTGCGCGGCCATATCTACGGCACGATCCTCGTCGACTGCGACACCGGCGCCCCCATCGAGCTGCTGGACGGGCGCGAGGCCGAACCGCTGGCCTCCTGGCTGCGTGACCACCCGGGGGTGGAGGTGATCTGCCGCGACCGCTCCGGCGCCTATGCCGAGGCCGCCCGCAGCGGAGCACCCCAGGCACGCCAAGTGGCCGACCGGTTCCATCTCTGGCAGAACCTCGGCAAGGCCGTCGAGCGCTGCGTGGCCGAACACCGCTCCTGCCTGCGCGAACCCGCCGTGCAGGTCGACGACCAGCCCGAAGCTCCCGAGGCCGATGAGGCGCCGGAGGCAGCACCGGGCGACACCGAGCCGCGCGGCCGGTTCGCCGACCGGACTCGCACCCGCCACGCGTTGGTCCACGAACTGCTGAATCAGGGCAACAGCCTGCGCGGCATCTCCATCCAGCTCGGCTGGAGCCGCCACACCGTCCAACCCTACGCCCGCGCCGCGACATGGGAGGAGATGGTGGACGGCAAGTGGGAGCAGCCCCGCTCCACCAAGCTGGACGCCTTCAAGCCCTACCTGCACCAGCGCGTGGAGGAGGGGTGCACCAACGCCGCCCGGCTTCACCGGGAGATCACCGAGCGGGGCTGTCGGGGAAGCTACAGCATCGTGCGTGACTACCTGGGGCCCTCGTGCACCGAACCCGCCCCGGCTCCACCTCCTCCTCCCACGGTTCGCCAGGTCACCGGTTGGCTCACCCGCCACCCCGCCACCTTGGACCAGGACGAGAAGCTGAAGCTGAAAGCGATCCTGGAACACTGCCCACAGCTGCACACCACCGCTGACCAGGTGCGCCGGTTCGGTGAGATGCTCACCGAGCTGCGCGGCCAGGAGCTTCCCGCCTGGATCGCCTCGGTGCAGGAGGAGGGACTGTCCGGCCTGCGCGGCTTCGCCTCCGGAGTGGAGGCCGACTTCGACGCCGTTCAGCAGGGCCTGACCAGTGATCACAACTCTGGTGCGGTCGAAGGGCGGGTGAACCACCTCAAGACCGTCAAACGCCAGATGTACGGCCGAGCTGGGCTTCCGTTGCTCCGGAAGCGCGTGCTCTTGACGGCTTCCAGGTGA
- a CDS encoding activator-dependent family glycosyltransferase has product MRVLFAIMPSPTHLHPFVPLAWALQGAGHDVRVAGHPDMAGTITDAGLTAVALGDRVDLTAAVDGCVADERLDRIIDPLVDPAEAGLWKVIRSMLMSPFWMHYPRETPGAGERPFTDELIRFARAWKPDLVLWDPMCFAGAIAARACGAAHARLLWGPDYFAWTRAKFLELLDTQGVEPHEDLMADMMEPTLRRLGIAFDEDLLVGQWSVDPMPIEMRLPVDLDYVSVRRVPYTGAQAVPGWLQEHPKRPRVCLTLGVSTRAFFSKESQLPMAELLGIVADMDVEMVATLNADQLASVDRVPDNVRTVDYVPLNQLLPSCSAIIHHGSGGTFAAAVANKVPQLIGARATGQSMDIARYVADRGAGLVGPDIASQDFSAADVKEKLTRLLENPSFQSGADALHKEFQAMPSPNEIVPDLERLTAQHHA; this is encoded by the coding sequence ATGCGAGTTCTGTTCGCGATAATGCCCTCGCCGACACACCTGCACCCGTTCGTGCCACTGGCGTGGGCCCTTCAGGGCGCGGGGCACGACGTGCGCGTCGCCGGTCATCCGGACATGGCGGGCACGATCACCGATGCGGGCCTGACGGCGGTGGCACTCGGTGACCGGGTGGACCTTACCGCCGCGGTCGATGGGTGCGTTGCCGACGAGCGGCTGGACCGCATCATCGATCCGCTGGTCGATCCCGCGGAGGCGGGCCTGTGGAAGGTGATCCGGAGCATGCTGATGTCGCCGTTCTGGATGCACTACCCGAGAGAGACGCCCGGCGCAGGGGAGCGACCGTTCACCGACGAGCTCATACGCTTCGCCCGTGCGTGGAAACCGGATCTGGTGCTGTGGGATCCGATGTGCTTCGCCGGTGCCATCGCAGCTCGCGCATGTGGCGCCGCACATGCCCGCCTGCTCTGGGGCCCCGACTACTTCGCATGGACCCGGGCGAAGTTCCTCGAGCTCCTGGACACGCAGGGAGTGGAACCGCACGAGGACCTCATGGCGGACATGATGGAACCGACGCTGCGCCGACTCGGCATCGCCTTTGACGAGGATCTGCTGGTCGGCCAGTGGAGCGTCGATCCGATGCCAATTGAGATGAGACTGCCCGTCGACCTGGACTATGTCTCGGTCCGCCGGGTCCCGTACACGGGCGCACAGGCGGTTCCGGGATGGTTGCAGGAGCACCCGAAGCGCCCGCGCGTGTGCCTTACCCTAGGCGTCAGCACCAGGGCGTTCTTCAGCAAGGAGAGCCAGCTGCCGATGGCGGAGCTGCTCGGCATAGTCGCCGATATGGACGTCGAGATGGTCGCGACGCTCAATGCCGACCAGCTGGCCTCAGTAGACCGCGTTCCGGATAACGTACGCACGGTCGACTATGTTCCGCTCAATCAGCTACTGCCGTCCTGCTCGGCGATCATTCACCACGGAAGCGGCGGCACCTTCGCGGCCGCCGTGGCGAACAAGGTGCCGCAGCTGATCGGCGCTCGCGCGACCGGCCAGTCGATGGATATCGCACGATACGTGGCTGACCGTGGCGCGGGACTTGTCGGTCCTGACATCGCGAGCCAGGACTTCTCGGCGGCTGACGTGAAGGAGAAGCTCACGCGACTACTGGAGAACCCGTCCTTCCAATCAGGGGCCGATGCCCTGCACAAGGAGTTCCAGGCCATGCCGAGCCCCAATGAGATCGTCCCGGACCTGGAGAGGCTCACCGCTCAGCACCACGCCTGA